The proteins below come from a single Gordonia sp. X0973 genomic window:
- a CDS encoding diiron oxygenase: protein MTAAMKSNSPSSNPLAEIAVSLPDQGVEEVSERLVDSAARLSRNAMTEIDWSAPMDPDKYGCSPEWSSLYDTDYWHELTEEQRISLTRHEFASIMCIGIWFEMLLQELVLNDQYLGDYHSSEFQFALTEIADECRHSMMFAKASEKMVGKSYRPNRRIGQAGRLFKLVARNEVAYAGILVAEEVLDVFQRGCMRDERVLPFIRTVNEIHVLEESRHMKYAREQVRESMRNAGWFRRQVSALVVAMGALMIVLNLIRPQAYADAGLDAKRAWHESRRNAHFASMIRSGCTHLMEFLDEVGLLTKPAMRYYRMARMI from the coding sequence ATGACCGCAGCGATGAAGAGCAACTCCCCGTCGTCGAATCCCCTTGCGGAGATTGCCGTCAGCCTGCCCGACCAGGGCGTCGAAGAGGTGTCGGAGCGCCTCGTCGACTCGGCCGCGCGCCTCTCGCGCAACGCCATGACGGAGATCGACTGGTCGGCGCCGATGGACCCGGACAAGTACGGATGCAGTCCGGAATGGTCCTCGCTGTACGACACCGACTACTGGCATGAACTGACCGAGGAACAGCGCATCTCCCTGACCCGGCACGAGTTCGCGTCGATCATGTGCATCGGCATCTGGTTCGAGATGCTGCTGCAGGAGTTGGTGCTGAACGACCAGTACCTGGGCGACTATCACAGCTCCGAGTTCCAGTTCGCCCTCACCGAGATCGCCGACGAGTGCCGGCATTCGATGATGTTCGCCAAGGCGTCGGAGAAGATGGTCGGCAAGTCCTACCGCCCGAACCGCCGGATCGGCCAGGCCGGGCGGCTCTTCAAGCTGGTCGCGCGCAACGAGGTCGCCTACGCCGGGATCCTCGTCGCCGAGGAGGTCCTCGACGTCTTCCAACGCGGCTGTATGCGCGACGAGCGGGTGCTGCCGTTCATCCGCACGGTCAACGAGATCCACGTGCTCGAGGAATCGCGGCATATGAAGTACGCGCGCGAGCAGGTACGCGAGTCGATGCGCAACGCCGGGTGGTTCCGCCGACAGGTCAGCGCCCTCGTCGTGGCGATGGGCGCGCTGATGATCGTGCTCAACCTGATTCGACCGCAGGCCTATGCCGACGCCGGCCTCGACGCCAAGCGGGCCTGGCACGAGTCCCGCCGCAACGCCCACTTCGCGTCGATGATCCGCAGCGGATGCACCCACCTCATGGAGTTCCTCGACGAGGTCGGCCTGCTCACCAAACCGGCGATGCGGTACTACCGCATGGCCCGCATGATCTGA
- a CDS encoding DUF779 domain-containing protein: MPHSTTPERVVATDSAVALLTKLSELHGGLMIHQSGGCCDGSAPMCYPVGEYRIGQRDVLVGEVDLPAPLPAVRVWINGDQFKLWKHTQLILDVVPGRGAGFSLEAPEGVRFLSRSRVFSDDENAALDASPPLTGAELT; this comes from the coding sequence ATGCCGCACTCAACCACCCCCGAGCGCGTGGTTGCCACCGACTCCGCCGTGGCGCTCCTGACCAAGTTGTCGGAGCTCCACGGCGGGCTCATGATCCACCAGTCCGGCGGCTGCTGCGATGGCTCGGCCCCCATGTGCTACCCGGTCGGCGAGTACCGCATCGGTCAGCGCGACGTCCTCGTCGGCGAGGTCGACCTCCCCGCCCCACTCCCGGCGGTACGCGTCTGGATCAACGGTGACCAGTTCAAGCTCTGGAAGCACACACAACTGATCCTCGACGTCGTACCCGGTCGAGGCGCGGGGTTTTCGCTGGAGGCGCCCGAAGGTGTCCGGTTCCTCTCTCGCTCACGGGTCTTCTCCGACGACGAGAACGCCGCCCTCGACGCCTCTCCGCCGCTCACCGGGGCCGAGCTCACGTGA
- a CDS encoding aldehyde dehydrogenase family protein, producing MTVFAKPGTDGAVMSYESRYDNWIGGKWVPPVKGQYFENPSPVDGKTFCEVARSTAEDIDLALDAAHDAAPAWGKTSVAERAVILNKIADRIEANLQKIAVAETWDNGKAVRETLAADIPLAVDHFRYFAGVIRAQEGGISEIDNDTVAYHFHEPLGVVGQIIPWNFPILMATWKLAPALAAGNCVVLKPAEQTPASILYLISLIGDLLPDGVLNIVNGFGVEAGKPLASSNRIKKIAFTGETTTGRLIMQYASENLIPVTLELGGKSPNIFFDDVMSSDDGFLDRALEGFTMFALNQGEVCTCPSRALVQNGIYDDFLGKAVARVEKIKQGNPLDTDTMMGAQASSDQFEKIKSYLSIGKEEGATVLTGGEPFEASGDLSEGFYIKPTVFAGNNDMRIFQEEIFGPVLSVTSFTDYDNAIEIANDTLYGLGAGVWSRNGAVAYRAGRDIQAGRVWTNTYHDYPAHAAFGGYKQSGIGRENHLAMLEHYQQTKNLLVGYAQSAKGFF from the coding sequence ATGACCGTATTCGCCAAGCCGGGCACCGACGGCGCCGTGATGAGCTACGAATCGCGCTACGACAACTGGATCGGCGGCAAGTGGGTTCCGCCGGTCAAAGGCCAGTACTTCGAGAACCCGTCGCCCGTCGACGGCAAGACCTTCTGCGAGGTGGCCCGTTCGACGGCAGAAGACATCGACCTCGCCCTCGATGCGGCCCACGACGCCGCACCGGCCTGGGGCAAGACATCGGTGGCCGAGCGTGCCGTCATCCTCAACAAGATCGCCGACCGCATCGAAGCGAATCTGCAGAAAATCGCCGTCGCCGAGACCTGGGACAACGGCAAAGCGGTACGCGAAACCCTCGCTGCCGACATCCCGCTGGCCGTCGACCACTTCCGATACTTCGCCGGCGTGATCCGCGCCCAGGAGGGCGGGATCTCCGAGATCGACAACGACACCGTCGCTTACCACTTTCACGAGCCGCTCGGTGTCGTCGGCCAGATCATCCCGTGGAACTTTCCGATTCTCATGGCGACGTGGAAGCTGGCTCCGGCACTGGCCGCGGGCAACTGTGTGGTCCTCAAGCCGGCCGAGCAGACGCCCGCGTCGATCCTGTACTTGATCAGCTTGATCGGCGACCTGCTTCCCGACGGCGTGCTCAACATCGTCAACGGCTTCGGCGTCGAAGCAGGCAAGCCGTTGGCGTCGAGCAACCGGATCAAGAAGATCGCGTTCACCGGCGAGACCACGACCGGTCGTCTCATCATGCAGTACGCCTCGGAGAACCTGATCCCGGTCACACTGGAACTCGGGGGCAAGAGTCCCAACATCTTCTTCGACGACGTGATGAGCTCTGACGACGGCTTCCTCGATCGCGCACTGGAGGGCTTCACCATGTTTGCCCTCAATCAGGGTGAGGTCTGCACCTGCCCGAGTCGTGCGCTGGTGCAGAACGGAATCTACGACGACTTCCTGGGGAAGGCCGTCGCCCGCGTCGAGAAGATCAAACAGGGCAATCCACTCGACACCGACACGATGATGGGTGCGCAAGCTTCCAGCGATCAGTTCGAGAAGATCAAGTCGTACCTGTCCATCGGCAAAGAAGAGGGAGCCACGGTGCTCACCGGTGGTGAGCCTTTCGAGGCCAGCGGCGACCTGAGCGAGGGCTTCTACATCAAGCCGACGGTGTTCGCCGGTAACAACGACATGCGAATCTTCCAGGAGGAGATCTTCGGCCCGGTGCTCTCGGTGACGTCGTTCACTGACTACGACAACGCGATCGAGATCGCCAACGACACGCTCTACGGTCTCGGCGCAGGGGTGTGGAGCCGCAACGGTGCGGTCGCCTACCGCGCCGGCCGCGATATCCAAGCAGGCCGGGTGTGGACGAACACCTACCACGACTACCCGGCGCACGCGGCCTTCGGCGGCTACAAGCAGTCGGGGATCGGGCGCGAGAACCACCTGGCGATGCTCGAGCACTACCAGCAGACCAAGAACCTCCTGGTGGGCTACGCCCAGTCCGCCAAGGGATTCTTCTAG
- a CDS encoding helix-turn-helix domain-containing protein: protein MGTAASPTVRVKRAHEQFLSGVLPAEGAVRTLVRESWVRSRERGVDPGATEPEPGAVSDAEFRAYRDSHRLSLSRPLIQSLLVEDLVDVDAVVAVTDAQGRLLWVDGCRSARAAASRISFVEGAVWSEKAVGTNAPGLALTVDRSVQVIGPEHFLGSVQNWNCSAAPIHDPHTGAVLGVLDITGGDAAAAPFALTAVRSVVAAVERELGATSTNLDPTDGRPFLTILDDGPPTWLAGGATKQLSPRHAEILLLLQEHPEGLSTDQLALMLTDAGLGSVTVRAEISRLRRTLGDIVESRPYRLVVDSESDVAQLRAHVATGELPAAVRTLGRGGLLADSNAPGVVELFDELLVDLRSRLVVAGDVAALESWVDSPLGRDDLTAWSQLAHSLPPGHPGRARASGRARLLDHRLGR from the coding sequence ATGGGCACCGCCGCCTCTCCCACCGTGCGCGTCAAGCGCGCGCACGAACAGTTCCTCTCCGGGGTCCTGCCCGCCGAAGGCGCCGTTCGCACGCTGGTGCGTGAATCCTGGGTTCGTTCGCGTGAACGAGGCGTGGACCCCGGTGCCACCGAGCCCGAGCCCGGCGCGGTCAGCGACGCCGAATTCCGGGCCTATCGCGATTCCCACCGACTTTCGCTGTCGCGGCCATTGATCCAGTCACTGCTGGTGGAAGACCTCGTCGACGTCGACGCCGTCGTAGCGGTCACCGACGCGCAGGGTCGCCTGCTGTGGGTGGACGGGTGCCGTTCGGCACGCGCGGCAGCCAGCCGAATCTCGTTCGTCGAAGGAGCTGTATGGAGCGAGAAAGCCGTGGGCACCAACGCCCCCGGCCTCGCGCTGACCGTCGACCGGAGCGTGCAGGTCATCGGTCCGGAGCACTTCCTCGGATCGGTACAGAACTGGAACTGTTCGGCGGCACCGATCCACGATCCGCACACCGGAGCGGTGCTGGGCGTACTGGACATCACCGGTGGCGACGCGGCTGCCGCACCGTTCGCCCTCACCGCGGTCCGTTCGGTCGTCGCCGCGGTCGAGCGCGAACTCGGCGCGACCTCGACGAATCTCGACCCAACCGACGGGCGACCATTCCTCACGATCCTCGACGACGGGCCGCCCACCTGGCTGGCGGGCGGTGCCACCAAGCAGCTCTCGCCCCGGCACGCAGAAATCTTGCTCCTCCTCCAAGAACATCCAGAGGGGCTGTCTACCGACCAGCTCGCACTGATGCTCACCGACGCGGGGCTGGGCTCGGTGACGGTTCGCGCAGAGATCTCACGTCTGCGCCGGACGCTTGGCGACATCGTCGAGTCCCGCCCGTACCGCTTGGTCGTCGACTCCGAGTCAGACGTCGCGCAACTGCGCGCGCACGTCGCCACCGGCGAATTGCCCGCCGCAGTCCGCACGCTGGGTCGCGGCGGGCTGCTGGCAGACTCGAACGCCCCCGGCGTCGTCGAACTGTTCGACGAACTTCTCGTCGACCTGCGCTCACGCCTGGTCGTCGCGGGAGATGTCGCAGCGCTCGAATCGTGGGTCGATTCGCCTCTGGGCCGCGACGACTTGACCGCGTGGTCGCAGCTCGCGCACAGCCTCCCGCCCGGGCATCCCGGTCGGGCTCGGGCGAGCGGCCGCGCACGCCTGCTGGATCACCGTTTGGGCCGCTGA